Proteins from one Faecalibacterium sp. I3-3-33 genomic window:
- the yfcE gene encoding phosphodiesterase — translation MKWMIASDLHGSYYYAQQLQQAFEREQADRLLFLGDLLYHGPRNDLPRDYAPKQVIPLLNSLASKLLCVRGNCDAEVDQMVLNFPVLADYAVLPVGQRLVYVTHGHVFNLNHLPPLAPGDILLHGHTHVPAWTDFGQGNLYLNPGSVSIPKENTAHSYMTLEGNTVCWKTMEGTCYHQLQL, via the coding sequence ATGAAATGGATGATCGCATCAGACCTGCACGGCTCCTATTATTATGCGCAGCAGCTGCAACAGGCCTTTGAACGGGAGCAGGCCGACCGCCTGCTCTTTCTGGGAGACCTGCTCTACCACGGCCCCCGCAACGACCTGCCCCGGGACTACGCCCCCAAGCAGGTCATCCCCCTGCTGAACAGCCTTGCGTCCAAGCTGCTGTGCGTGCGCGGCAACTGCGACGCCGAGGTGGACCAGATGGTGCTCAATTTCCCGGTGCTGGCAGATTACGCTGTGCTGCCGGTGGGGCAGCGGCTGGTCTACGTCACCCACGGCCATGTGTTCAACCTGAACCATCTGCCGCCCCTTGCCCCGGGGGACATTCTGCTCCACGGCCACACCCATGTGCCCGCATGGACAGACTTCGGACAGGGGAACCTTTATCTGAACCCCGGTTCCGTGAGCATCCCCAAGGAAAACACCGCTCACAGCTACATGACCTTGGAGGGAAACACCGTCTGCTGGAAAACTATGGAAGGCACGTGCTACCACCAGTTACAGTTGTGA
- the pyk gene encoding pyruvate kinase — protein sequence MDFYGTIGPACADVKLLQQMVEAGMTGIRMNLSHGPLAAHKDWLEMLHKAGVKKLLIDLQGPELRIGRLPQPLSLTAGQTVRLGAQGIPCPAALVQGVQPGQELLLDDGKLLARVDTAEPEALVCTVVRGGVLQSRKSLAAPGADIQMPTLTAEDKENLAIAAGCGVTGVMLPFVRGAADIRSLRQALAEAGAPQLKILAKIENLAGVQALPEFLPLVDEIVIARGDLGNAMPLWELPRCQKQLSAACRAAGVPFMVVTQMLDSMHTRAVPTRAEVSDIYNAVLDGASSLMLTGETAAGQYPVQAMEYLVRTARTAM from the coding sequence ATGGATTTTTACGGAACCATCGGCCCTGCCTGTGCCGATGTAAAGCTTTTGCAGCAGATGGTGGAAGCCGGCATGACCGGCATCCGCATGAATCTTTCTCACGGGCCGCTGGCAGCGCACAAGGACTGGCTGGAGATGCTGCATAAAGCCGGGGTCAAAAAGCTGCTCATCGACCTGCAAGGGCCGGAATTGCGCATTGGTCGTCTGCCGCAGCCGCTGTCCCTGACCGCCGGGCAGACCGTGCGTCTGGGCGCGCAGGGCATCCCCTGCCCTGCTGCACTAGTACAGGGCGTGCAGCCCGGGCAGGAGCTGCTGCTGGATGACGGCAAGCTGCTGGCACGGGTGGACACCGCAGAGCCGGAAGCGCTCGTGTGCACCGTAGTGCGGGGCGGCGTGCTGCAAAGCCGCAAAAGTCTGGCAGCACCGGGGGCAGACATCCAGATGCCCACCCTGACCGCTGAGGACAAGGAAAACCTTGCCATCGCCGCCGGTTGCGGCGTCACCGGGGTCATGCTGCCCTTTGTGCGCGGCGCTGCGGATATCCGCAGCCTGCGGCAGGCGCTGGCAGAAGCCGGTGCGCCGCAGCTGAAAATTCTTGCTAAAATCGAAAACCTTGCGGGCGTACAGGCGCTGCCGGAGTTTTTGCCGCTGGTGGACGAAATCGTCATTGCCCGGGGCGACCTTGGCAACGCCATGCCCCTGTGGGAGCTGCCCCGCTGCCAAAAGCAGCTTTCTGCCGCCTGCCGGGCAGCCGGGGTGCCTTTTATGGTGGTGACCCAGATGCTGGACAGCATGCACACCCGGGCTGTGCCCACCCGCGCCGAGGTGAGCGACATCTACAACGCCGTACTGGACGGCGCATCCAGCCTGATGCTCACCGGCGAGACCGCCGCCGGGCAGTACCCGGTGCAGGCCATGGAGTATCTGGTGCGCACCGCCCGCACGGCGATGTAA
- a CDS encoding MATE family efflux transporter — translation MNETFMKEKPVLPLLLSMALPNVISMLVNSLYNIVDSLFVARISEDAMTALSLVFPIQNFSNAIAIGFGIGINAMIALYLGAGDREKAETAATHGFVLSLVHGVVMMAVSIAIMPGFLRRFTQDEGLIAAGITYSTIVFLFLVVNMVSLAFEKIFQAVGRMKVSMIALITGCVCNILLDPVLIFGLGPVPAMGIAGAALATGIGQMLSVVVYLVVYLRTELPVRLRRSCLRPDAMLDGRLYAIGVPAILNLALPSLLVTFLNGLLAAFSQSYVVVLGIYYKLQTFLYLPANGFVQGMRPLIGYNYGAREYARVKKLFQLTLLMSAAIMAAGTVICQVASGQLMGLFTQNPETIAAGRTALRIISIGFVISAVSTTASGALEGLGKGAESLVIALCRYVVFIMPLAALLCNWLGADGVWHAFWLTEVLAAVVSGAVYRRAVTHKK, via the coding sequence ATGAACGAAACTTTTATGAAGGAGAAGCCGGTGCTGCCGCTGCTGCTCTCGATGGCGCTGCCTAACGTGATCTCCATGCTGGTGAACAGCCTCTACAACATCGTGGACAGCCTGTTTGTGGCGCGCATCAGCGAGGACGCCATGACCGCGTTAAGTCTGGTGTTCCCCATCCAGAATTTTTCCAATGCCATTGCCATCGGCTTTGGCATCGGCATCAATGCCATGATCGCGCTGTATCTGGGCGCGGGCGACCGCGAAAAGGCCGAGACGGCCGCCACCCATGGCTTTGTGCTCAGCCTTGTGCACGGCGTGGTGATGATGGCGGTCAGCATCGCCATCATGCCCGGCTTTCTGCGCCGCTTTACGCAGGACGAGGGGCTGATCGCTGCCGGTATCACCTATTCCACCATCGTGTTCCTGTTTTTGGTCGTGAACATGGTCTCGCTGGCCTTTGAAAAGATCTTTCAGGCGGTGGGCCGCATGAAGGTGTCCATGATCGCCCTGATCACCGGCTGCGTGTGCAATATTCTGTTGGACCCGGTACTCATCTTTGGGCTGGGGCCGGTGCCTGCCATGGGCATTGCGGGCGCGGCACTGGCTACCGGCATCGGTCAGATGCTCAGCGTGGTGGTCTACCTTGTGGTCTACCTGCGCACCGAGCTGCCGGTGCGGCTGCGCCGCAGCTGCCTGCGCCCGGATGCAATGCTGGATGGCAGACTGTACGCCATCGGCGTTCCGGCCATCCTAAATCTAGCGCTGCCCTCGCTGCTGGTCACCTTTCTCAACGGGCTGCTGGCGGCCTTTTCCCAGAGTTATGTGGTGGTGTTGGGCATCTATTATAAATTGCAGACCTTTTTGTACCTGCCCGCCAACGGCTTCGTGCAGGGCATGCGCCCTCTTATCGGCTACAACTACGGTGCGCGGGAGTACGCCCGGGTGAAAAAGCTGTTCCAGCTGACCCTGCTCATGAGCGCTGCCATCATGGCGGCGGGCACGGTGATCTGTCAGGTTGCCTCCGGGCAGCTGATGGGGCTGTTCACCCAGAACCCCGAAACCATCGCCGCCGGGCGGACTGCCTTGCGCATCATCAGCATCGGCTTTGTCATCTCGGCAGTCTCCACCACCGCTTCCGGTGCACTGGAGGGGCTAGGTAAGGGCGCAGAATCGCTGGTCATCGCGCTGTGCCGGTATGTTGTTTTCATCATGCCGCTGGCTGCACTGCTGTGCAATTGGCTGGGCGCAGACGGCGTGTGGCACGCCTTCTGGCTTACCGAGGTGCTGGCAGCGGTGGTCTCCGGTGCGGTCTACCGCCGGGCGGTCACACATAAAAAATAA
- a CDS encoding alanine/glycine:cation symporter family protein gives MIETIAAVNQAVNSFIWGIPAMVCIIGVGLLLSVRTGFLQIRKFPYAIRTTVGRMFRKRDASDGAMTPFQAVCTALAGTVGTGNIAGVAGAIAIGGPGAVFWMWCSALLGMCTKFAEVTLAVHFRERSDTGEWVGGPMYYIKNGLGRRWQFLAVLYALFGVLTVFGTGNATQVNTIVAAVDTALLEYGLVGGSFLPTLNLIVGILVAVLVALVLLGGIKRIGSVSEKLVPFMALFYIVLSVGVVVLNFSRLPYVLESIVAGAFNPAAFTGGTIGSLFVSMQKGVSRGIFSNEAGLGTGSIAHACADTKKPVKQGMFGIFEVFADTIVICTLTALVILCSGTQISYGAAAGAELTISGFTTTYGGWASIFTAVALCCFAFSTIIGWGLYGSRFLVFLCKSNKVARPFFVVYALVAILGATMDLGLLWSIADTFNGLMSIPNLIALLLLSGTVVQMTRAFFESEG, from the coding sequence ATGATCGAGACCATTGCCGCCGTCAATCAGGCGGTGAACAGCTTTATCTGGGGTATCCCCGCCATGGTGTGCATCATTGGCGTGGGGCTGCTGCTCAGTGTCCGCACGGGCTTTTTGCAGATCCGCAAATTCCCCTACGCCATCCGCACCACCGTGGGACGGATGTTCCGCAAGCGGGATGCTTCGGACGGTGCCATGACTCCCTTTCAGGCGGTGTGCACCGCGCTGGCGGGCACGGTGGGCACCGGCAACATTGCCGGTGTGGCGGGCGCTATCGCCATCGGCGGCCCGGGTGCCGTGTTCTGGATGTGGTGCTCTGCGCTGCTGGGCATGTGCACCAAGTTTGCCGAGGTAACGCTGGCTGTGCATTTCCGGGAGCGCAGCGACACCGGCGAGTGGGTGGGCGGCCCGATGTACTATATTAAAAACGGCCTTGGTCGCCGCTGGCAGTTTCTGGCGGTGCTGTACGCGCTGTTCGGCGTGCTGACCGTGTTCGGCACCGGCAACGCAACGCAGGTGAATACCATCGTGGCGGCGGTGGATACTGCCCTGCTGGAATACGGGTTGGTGGGCGGCAGCTTTCTGCCCACCCTCAACCTCATCGTGGGCATCCTTGTGGCGGTGCTGGTGGCGCTGGTGCTGCTGGGCGGCATCAAGCGCATTGGCAGCGTGAGCGAGAAGCTGGTGCCCTTTATGGCGTTGTTCTACATTGTGCTGTCGGTGGGCGTGGTGGTGCTCAACTTCTCCCGCCTGCCCTATGTGCTGGAATCCATCGTGGCGGGTGCGTTCAACCCCGCTGCCTTTACCGGCGGCACCATCGGCAGTTTGTTCGTCAGTATGCAAAAGGGCGTTTCCCGCGGCATCTTTTCCAACGAGGCCGGTCTTGGCACCGGTTCTATCGCCCATGCCTGCGCCGATACCAAAAAGCCGGTCAAACAGGGCATGTTCGGTATTTTTGAGGTGTTTGCCGATACCATCGTCATCTGCACCCTGACCGCGCTGGTCATCCTGTGCAGCGGCACCCAGATCAGCTACGGCGCAGCGGCGGGTGCTGAGCTGACCATCTCCGGCTTTACCACCACCTACGGCGGCTGGGCGTCTATCTTTACTGCTGTGGCGCTGTGCTGCTTTGCCTTTTCCACCATCATCGGCTGGGGTCTGTACGGCTCCCGCTTTCTGGTGTTCCTGTGCAAGAGCAACAAAGTGGCGCGCCCCTTCTTTGTGGTGTATGCTCTGGTAGCCATTCTGGGCGCTACCATGGACCTTGGCCTGCTGTGGAGCATCGCCGATACCTTCAACGGCCTGATGAGCATCCCGAACCTCATTGCGCTGCTGCTGCTTTCCGGCACGGTGGTGCAGATGACCCGCGCCTTTTTTGAATCGGAGGGGTGA
- a CDS encoding carbohydrate kinase family protein, with protein sequence MGIVVIGAVFVDIKGYPLSTYIPGGRNAGRIEQVHGGVSRNVVEDIANVELRPTFVGLVDDTGMGQDVIDKLAKHKVNTRFIQKKPDGMGTWLAIFDNDGDVHAAISKRPDTTPLTGLLQEQGDAIFADCDSIALELDLEKETVKQTLRYAKKYGKKVFAVVSNMSIAMERRDFLQQIDCFVCNQQEAGLLFSDDYDHLSPDEMCRVLSSNVRSANIPSMVVTMGGQGAVYACADGSCGIVPAKKVDVMDTTGAGDAFFAGTVIGLTYGKTLAESCEIGSRLAASVICITENVCPRFRPQEFGLDVPVVD encoded by the coding sequence ATGGGCATCGTAGTCATCGGAGCTGTTTTTGTGGATATCAAGGGCTATCCCCTTTCCACCTATATCCCCGGCGGGCGCAACGCCGGACGCATCGAGCAGGTACACGGCGGCGTGAGCCGCAATGTGGTGGAGGATATCGCCAACGTGGAGCTGCGCCCCACCTTTGTGGGTCTGGTGGATGACACCGGCATGGGACAGGACGTCATCGACAAGCTGGCAAAGCACAAGGTGAACACCCGCTTTATCCAGAAAAAGCCGGACGGCATGGGTACATGGCTGGCCATTTTTGACAACGACGGCGATGTGCACGCCGCCATCTCCAAGCGGCCGGACACCACCCCGCTGACCGGCCTGTTACAGGAGCAGGGCGATGCCATTTTTGCGGATTGCGATTCCATTGCGCTGGAACTGGACCTTGAAAAAGAGACAGTGAAGCAGACCCTGCGCTACGCCAAAAAGTACGGCAAAAAGGTGTTTGCCGTTGTCTCCAACATGAGCATCGCCATGGAGCGACGGGATTTCTTGCAGCAGATCGATTGTTTCGTCTGCAACCAGCAGGAGGCCGGGCTGCTGTTCTCGGACGACTACGACCACCTCTCCCCAGACGAGATGTGCCGGGTGCTCAGCAGCAACGTGCGCAGCGCCAATATCCCCAGCATGGTGGTGACCATGGGCGGGCAGGGCGCGGTATACGCCTGCGCGGACGGCAGCTGCGGCATCGTGCCCGCCAAAAAGGTGGACGTCATGGACACCACCGGCGCGGGCGACGCCTTCTTTGCAGGCACGGTCATCGGCCTGACCTACGGCAAAACGCTGGCAGAATCCTGCGAGATCGGCAGCCGTCTTGCTGCTTCGGTCATCTGCATCACCGAGAACGTCTGTCCCCGCTTCCGCCCGCAGGAGTTCGGGCTGGATGTACCGGTGGTGGATTAA